In Trichoderma breve strain T069 chromosome 4, whole genome shotgun sequence, the following proteins share a genomic window:
- a CDS encoding vacuolar protein sorting-associated protein 35 domain-containing protein, whose translation MATPAPPEDQARLLEDALVAVRQQTSLMRKCLDTPGKLMDALKCCSTLVSELRTSSLGPKQYYELYMAIFDALRFLAVHLRENHPVNHLADLYELVQYAGNIIPRMYLMVTVGTAYMSIPDAPVKELMKDMMDMSRGVQHPIRGLFLRYYMSGQARDFLPTGSGDGPEGNLSDSINFILTNFVEMNKLWVRLQHQGHSREREQRIRERKELQLLVGSNIVRLSQLVDLETYKTGILAPLLEQVVQCRDVLAQEYLLEVITQVFPDEFHLHTLGQFLGAVSRLNPHVNVKAIVSGLMDRLSEYAEREGGRERGPDQEKAEAEALANLLEKVKLQKEAEPQVAPPAATEQPPPAEDAAATDSKPSTEADQQLPEEGEASAPPAADEADTTAVADESAASVAETETTAVNGKEGEEEGEAVGDAKDVLLYEVFFTQVKNLVEAQHLPIQDTIALLVSLCNLALNNYPDRLDYVDQILAYATTKTKENINNADLHSAQAQQSLLALLQAPLNRYVSIFTALSLPTYVPLFQAQSYPTRRAVAGGIIRGLLKDQIKISKTDQLEHVLDVLSVLIKEGTQTPQGYSGATQRRAVETDETLEEQGWLARMVHLLQADDNDTQFKLLQMTRKAFSEGNDRIRTTTPPLITACLKLARKFKSREHFEDNWESQINALYKFIHSAISTLYTRVNGAGVAELALRLFCSAGQTADLTGFEEVAYEFYAQAFTAYEESISDSKAQFQAVCVIASSLHQTRSFGKENYDTLITKCAQHSSKLLRKPDQCRAVYLASHLWWATPVAVNNETEETELYRDGKRVLECLQRALRVADSCMETATSIELFVEILDRYVYYFDQQNESVTTKYLNGLIELIHSNLAGNQQDSASIETSKKHFHQTLENIKSRQYEGVVLYPS comes from the exons ATGGCCACGCCCGCCCCCCCGGAGGATCAGGCTCGGCTGCTGGAGGACGCCCTGGTTGCAGTGCGCCAGCAGACGTCGCTCATGCGGAAATGCCTCGACACGCCGGGAAAGCTCATGGATGCCCTGAAATGCTG CTCGACGCTCGTCTCTGAGCTCCGCACAAGCAGCCTTGGTCCCAAGCAGTACTACGAGCTCTACATGGCCATTTTCGACGCCCTGCGCTTCCTAGCTGTCCACCTCCGAGAAAACCACCCCGTTAACCACCTTGCCGATCTCTACGAATTGGTTCAATATGCCGGAAACATCATCCCCAGGATGTATCTCATGGTCACCGTGGGAACTGCCTACATGTCCATACCTGATGCGCCAGTCAAGGAGCTGATGAAGGATATGATGGACATGAGCCGCGGTGTCCAGCACCCCATCAGGGGACTGTTTCTGCGTTACTACATGTCAGGCCAGGCCCGGGACTTCCTCCCTACTGGTAGCGGCGATGGCCCCGAAGGCAACCTCAGCGACTCGATCAATTTCATTCTGACCAATTTTGTGGAAATGAACAAATTGTGGGTTCGCCTACAGCACCAAGGCCACTCCCGCGAGAGGGAGCAGAGAATCCgcgagagaaaagagctccagctgctAGTGGGAAGCAACATTGTGCGACTGAGCCAGCTGGTGGATCTTGAAACATACAAAACGGGCATTCTTGCACCTCTGCTGGAACAAGTTGTGCAATGCCGAGATGTCCTAGCCCAGGAGTATCTCCTTGAGGTCATCACACAGGTGTTCCCCGACGAATTCCACCTACACACGCTAGGCCAATTCCTTGGCGCCGTATCAAGATTGAACCCGCACGTCAACGTCAAAGCCATTGTCAGTGGCCTCATGGACCGTCTCTCAGAGTATGCTGAACGTGAAGGCGGACGTGAGAGGGGTCCTGATCAAGAAaaggccgaagccgaagcacTCGCCAatctgctggagaaggtgaAGCTCCAGAAAGAAGCCGAGCCACAAGTTGCTCCTCCAGCCGCCACTGAACAGCCGCCTCCTGCAGAGGATGCCGCTGCCACCGACAGCAAGCCCAGCACCGAAGCTGACCAACAGCTACCAGAAGAGGGCGAAGCGTCAGCACCGCCTGCAGCTGATGAGGCGGATACCACTGCCGTGGCAGATGAATCGGCCGCTTCAGTTGCTGAAACAGAGACAACGGCTGTCAATGggaaagaaggggaagaggaaggagaagcgGTTGGCGATGCTAAAGATGTACTACTCTACGAAGTTTTCTTTACACAGGTCAAAAACCTCGTTGAAGCCCAGCACCTCCCTATCCAGGACACCATTGCGCTGCTGGTATCGCTCTGTAACCTGGCGCTGAACAACTACCCCGACCGACTGGACTATGTGGACCAGATCTTGGCTTATGCCACTACAAAAACTAAGGAGAACATCAACAATGCCGATCTCCATTCCGCTCAAGCTCAGCAGAGCCTCCTCGCGCTGCTGCAGGCGCCTCTCAACCGCTACGTATCCATATTTACCGCCCTCTCCCTTCCGACATACGTGCCACTTTTCCAAGCTCAGTCATATCCTACTCGCCGGGCCGTTGCTGGAGGCATCATCCGCGGCCTCTTGAAAGACCAAATCAAGATTTCCAAGACGGACCAGTTGGAGCATGTCCTCGATGTGCTTTCGGTGCTTATCAAGGAGGGAACTCAGACACCACAAGGATACTCCGGAGCCACGCAGCGGCGAGCTGTAGAGACAGACGAGACTTTGGAGGAGCAAGGATGGCTGGCAAGAATGGTCCATCTGCTTCAAGCTGACGACAACGATACGCAGTTCAAGCTCCTGCAGATGACGCGCAAAGCATTCTCAGAGGGCAATGACCGCATCCGAACGACCACACCACCGCTGATAACAGCCTGTCTCAAGCTGGCCAGGAAGTTCAAATCTAGAGAGCACTTTGAGGACAACTGGGAGTCGCAAATCAACGCTCTATACAAGTTCATCCACTCTGCAATTAGTACGCTGTACACTCGCGTAAACGGCGCGGGGGTGGCTGAGCTGGCCTTGCGTCTGTTTTGTTCCGCAGGACAGACGGCAGACCTGACCGGGTTTGAAGAGGTGGCATATGAGTTTTATGCGCAGGCCTTTACCGCTTATGAAGAGTCCATCTCGGATTCTAAAGCCCAGTTCCAGGCCGTTTGTGTCATTGCCAGCTCACTTCACCAGACTCGCAGCTTTGGCAAGGAGAATTACGACACGCTCATTACCAAGTGTGCCCAACACAGCAGCAAGCTTTTGCGGAAACCAGACCAATGCCGAGCGGTCTACCTGGCAAGTCATTTGTGGTGGGCGACGCCCGTCGCTGTCAATAATGAAACTGAAGAGACTGAG CTCTATCGTGACGGCAAACGAGTGCTTGAGTGCTTGCAGCGGGCTCTTCGTGTGGCCGATTCGTGCATGGAAACAGCGACTTCCATCGAATTATTTGTCGAGATTTTGGATCGCTACGTCTACTACTTTGACCAACAGAATGAATCG GTGACTACCAAATACCTAAACGGGCTCATTGAGCTGATTCACTCCAACTTGGCGGGTAATCAGCAAGACTCGGCTTCGATAGAAACCAGCAAGAAGCACTTCCACCAGACCCTGGAGAATATCAAGTCTAGGCAGTATGAAGGCGTCGTATTGTATCCAAGCTAG
- a CDS encoding major facilitator superfamily domain-containing protein, translated as MLSVALPTISSELGGSSTEAFWAGTSYLLASTVLMLIWGTLSDAFGRRMIILAALLVFALGTILCGVAHSWTMMLAGRTVQGIGGGGIVSLTTMLVTDMAPLRERARLYALIACIWTVGTATGPIIGGGLSKANTWRWIFWINLPIITISFIGIAFFLRLSQKHRSLSEKLRLFDYPGSLLFIASTTTFLIPVTWGGTQYSWSGWQTLVPLILGVLGIVLFAIYEFSITSSKLPQARLIPSSIFANRSACIGYVSSTVHGMIVYSLLYYMAEYFQTVKMYSPVIAGVASLPQSLTAAPCAVVVGIIVAGTGKYRWALWAGWSLVCLGCGLLVLLDTHTAVAEWIFLGAVSGLGLGLLFPSINLSIQASVSQQEAGIAATLVIFFRSLGQALGVAIGGTIFDNRLRANLKNSVENAPSSIMELMERLHQLPPDDPTSLQIRNALSRSFHVIWIVMCAFAGLSLFLSILMKEYDMNQEHQSDQVFLLKDMGGPSPETTAGQSSRV; from the exons ATGTTGTCGGTTGCGTTACCA ACCATATCTTCAGAGCTCGGAGGCTCTTCTACAGAGGCCTTTTGGGCTGGAACTTCGTACCTCCTCGCATCCACAGTCTTGATGCTCATCTGGGGAACTTTAAGCGATGCCTTTGGCCGACGAATGATCATTCTTGCAGCTCTCCTAGTGTTTGCTCTTGGCACCATCCTATGTGGCGTTGCACATTcttggacgatgatgctAGCCGGACGTACTGTACAAGGcattggcggaggaggcaTCGTCTCACTCACAACGATGCTCGTCACGGACATGGCGCCTCTACGAGAACGTGCACGCCTATATGCTCTTATCGCCTGCATTTGGACTGTTGGGACTGCGACAGGGCCAATCATTGGTGGCGGCCTGTCTAAGGCGAACACGTGGAGATGGATTTTCTGGATTAACCTCCCCATTATCACCATCAGCTTCATCGgcattgccttcttcttacGGCTCTCACAGAAACACCGAAGTCTGTCAGAAAAGCTGCGTCTATTTGACTATCCTGGCTCGCTGCTATTCATTGCCTCAACGACTACTTTCCTGATACCAGTCACTTGGGGGGGCACCCAGTATTCTTGGTCAGGTTGGCAAACCCTTGTCCCTTTGATCCTCGGCGTTCTAGGCATTGTCCTATTCGCCATATATGAATTCAGTATTACTTCATCCAAGCTACCGCAAGCTCGTCTCATTCCCTCATCCATCTTTGCCAATAGATCCGCATGTATCGGCTACGTATCGAGTACTGTGCATGGTATGATTGTATACAGTTTACTATACTACATGGCCGAGTACTTCCAAACCGTCAAGATGTACAGCCCCGTCATTGCTGGAGTCGCAAGCCTTCCTCAAAGTTTGACAGCTGCTCCATGTGCGGTTGTTGTCGGTATCATAGTCGCCGGGACTGGGAAGTACAGGTGGGCATTGTGGGCTGGTTGGTCCCTCGTTTGCTTGGGATGTGGCCTCCTTGTTCTCTTGGACACACACACAGCGGTTGCAGAATGGATATTCCTAGGAGCAGTTTCTGGGCTGGGTCTTGGTCTCTTATTTCCCTCCATTAATCTCTCCATTCAGGCCTCTGTGTCTCAGCAGGAGGCTGGGATTGCCGCAACATTGGTCATTTTCTTTCGTTCGCTGGGTCAGGCACTGGGTGTTGCCATCGGTGGTACTATATTCGACAACCGACTTCGAGCTAACCTCAAGAACAGCGTCGAAAACGCACCATCAAGCATTATGGAATTGATGGAGAGGCTGCATCAGCTGCCGCCAGATGATCCAACATCTTTGCAGATTCGAAACGCGTTGTCAAGGTCATTTCACGTAATCTGGATTGTCATGTGCGCCTTTGCAGGGCTAAGCCTCTTCTTGAGTATCTTAATGAAGGAGTATGATATGAACCAAGAGCATCAATCAGATCAGGTATTTTTGCTCAAAGACATGGGTGGTCCAAGCCCAGAAACGACCGCAGGACAATCGAGTCGTGTGTGA
- a CDS encoding myo-inositol oxygenase domain-containing protein, with amino-acid sequence MAPTAIVDLGETFSVGQKLENVSDAIDDVNCIKYDSESKFDANKDKANFRQYEDACDRVKNFYKEQHEKQTVAYNLAARNRFKSASRVRPEMTVWEAIEKLNTLVDESDPDTSLSQIEHLLQSAEAIRRDGKPRWMQVTGLIHDLGKLMLFFDELETQGQWDVVGDTFPVGCAFDKRIILPDTFVNNPDTKDPIYSTKYGIYSPGCGLDNVMLSWGHDEYLYHVVRDQSLLPDEALAMIRYHSFYPWHREGAYREFMVEKDWEMMKAVQAFNPYDLYSKSDDVPSVEELKPYYMELIDEFFPQKVVKW; translated from the coding sequence ATGGCACCAACCGCTATCGTTGATCTCGGCGAGACCTTTTCCGTTGGCCAGAAGCTGGAAAATGTCTCCGACGCCATCGACGACGTAAACTGCATCAAGTACGATTCCGAGTCCAAGTTCGACGccaacaaggacaaggcaaaCTTCCGCCAGTACGAGGATGCCTGCGACAGAGTCAAGAACTTTTACAAGGAGCAACACGAAAAGCAGACTGTCGCCTACAACCTTGCCGCTCGCAACCGGTTCAAAAGCGCTTCACGGGTACGCCCTGAGATGACCGTCTGGGAGGCcatcgagaagctcaacacTCTCGTTGACGAATCTGACCCAGACACGTCGCTGTCTCAGATCGAGCACTTGCTCCAGTCTGCTGAGGCGATTCGCCGTGATGGCAAGCCACGATGGATGCAGGTCACAGGTCTGATCCATGACCTTGGCAAGCtcatgctcttctttgaCGAGCTCGAAACCCAGGGTCAATGGGATGTCGTTGGCGATACTTTCCCCGTTGGCTGTGCCTTTGACAAGCGAATCATCCTGCCTGACACCTTTGTCAACAACCCCGACACGAAGGATCCCATTTACTCAACCAAGTATGGCATCTACTCGCCCGGCTGCGGTCTGGACAACGTGATGCTCAGCTGGGGTCACGACGAGTATCTCTACCATGTCGTCCGCGATCAGTCGCTTCTGCCGGATGAGGCGCTTGCCATGATCCGCTACCACTCATTCTACCCCTGGCACCGCGAGGGAGCCTACAGGGAGTTTATGGTTGAGAAGGactgggagatgatgaaggctgTTCAGGCCTTTAACCCGTACGACCTGTACAGCAAGAGTGACGATGTTCCCAGCgtggaggagctcaagcCCTACTACATGGAGCTGATTGATGAGTTTTTCCCGCAGAAGGTCGTCAAAtggtaa